The Athene noctua chromosome 3, bAthNoc1.hap1.1, whole genome shotgun sequence genome includes a region encoding these proteins:
- the IRF5 gene encoding interferon regulatory factor 5, whose product MDPPPRRVRLRPWLVAQVSSQRYPGLRWLDPERRRFVIPWGHATRNTPAPPEHDTIFKAWAQARGRLGAGAAPPRWKATLRCALHKSREFRLLFDGPRARPPRPFRVYELCGGEPRSARGEGRSQHPTSPQHPKTAQHPQHPPSLLADGAAEDDCDSGEEEEEEEEEETTQLPELTALSIEDTQPGGDLLPPWTEEEEEEEEPPSSSCAPGPLVPPPPPLPPEAAGGPPEPPPAPLAEGGPPPGPPAACPLAPAGHTVPNLLISPHMLPLTDLELEFRYRGRRVSALTVSHPQGCRLFHARLRAPSHPAELFGPPALEQVPFPAAAAVPSQKQRFYTQRLLDVLDRGLALELRGQDLYALRLCQCRVFWTGPCAPPGPGPNPIEREKRTKLFSLEGFLNGLILFQKGQSTTPPPFEIFLCFGEEWPDQKPKEKKLIMVQVVPVAARLLLEIFSGELSWSAESVPLQISPPDLKDELVEQFKELHQLWQNQQRLPAAPPQLVAANGGPWGLPPAP is encoded by the exons atggacccccccccgcggcgggtgCGGCTGCGGCCGTGGCTGGTGGCCCAGGTGAGCAGCCAGCGGTACCCGGGGCTGCGGTGGCTGGACCCCGAGCGGCGCCGCTTCGTCATCCCCTGGGGACACGCCACCAGgaacacccccgccccccccgagcACGACACCATCTTCAAG GCCTGGGCGCAGGCGCGGGGCCGGCTgggggcgggcgcggcccccccgcgctgGAAGGCGACGCTGCGCTGCGCGCTGCACAAGAGCCGCGAGTTCCGGCTGCTCTTCGAcgggccccgcgcccgccccccgcggccctTCCGCGTGTACGAGCTGTGCGGGGGGGAGCCCCGCAGCGCCCGCGGTGAGGG AAGGTCCCAGCACCCCACGAGCCCCCAGCACCCTAAAACTGCCCagcacccccaacaccccccgtCTCTCCTCGCAGACGGGGCGGCCGAGGACGACTGTGACAGCggcgaggaggaagaggaggaggaggaggaggagaccaCCCAG ctCCCGGAGTTGACAGCTCTGAGCATCGAGG ACACCCAACCCGGGGGGGATCTGCTGCCCCCCTGgaccgaggaggaggaggaggaggaggagccccCCTCCAGCAGCTGCGCCCCGGGGCCCCTCgtgccgccccccccgccgctgccgcccgagGCAGCTGGGGGCCCCCCCGAGCCGCCCCCCGCTCCTCTCGCTgaggggggcccccccccgggcccccccgccgcctgcccgctgGCCCCCGCGGGCCACACCGTGCCCAACCTGCTCATCAGCCCCCACATGCTGCCAC TGACCGACCTGGAGCTGGAGTTCCGGTACCGCGGCCGCCGGGTCTCGGCCCTCACCGTCAGCCACCCGCAGGGCTGCCGCCTGTTCCACGCCCGCCTGCGCGCCCCGAGCCACCCGGCGGAGCTCTTCGGGCCGCCGGCGCTGGAGCAGGTgcccttccccgccgccgccgccgtccccagCCAGAAGCAGCGGTTTTACACCCAGCGGCTCCTGGACGTGCTGGACCGGGGGCTCGCCCTGGAGCTGCGCGGGCAGGATCTTTACGCCCTTCGCCTCTGCCAGTGCAGAGTTTTCTGGACGGggccctgcgccccccccggccccggccccaacCCCATCGAGAGGGAGAAGAGGACGAAGCTCTTCAGCCTCGAGGGGTTTCTCAATG GCCTCATCCTGTTCCAGAAGGGGCAGagcaccacccccccccccttcgaGATCTTCCTCTGCTTCGGCGAGGAGTGGCCGGACCAGAAGCCCAAGGAGAAGAAACTCATCATGGTGCAG GTGGTGCCGGTGGCCGCGCGGCTGCTGCTGGAGATTTTCTCGGGGGAGTTGTCGTGGTCGGCCGAGAGCGTCCCGCTGCAGATCTCCCCCCCCGACCTCAAGGACGAGCTGGTGGAACAGTTCAAGGAGCTTCACCAGCTCTGGCAGAACCAGCAGCGGCTGCCGGCGGCGCCCCCGCAGCTCGTCGCCGCCAACGGGggcccctgggggctgccccccgccccgtga